The Rhipicephalus microplus isolate Deutch F79 chromosome 4, USDA_Rmic, whole genome shotgun sequence sequence gccctgcgggtcagcagccgagtaccttagccactagaccaccgcggcggggctgtgggGATGGAGTGTGGACTTTCTTGTATGGTCTGTACCCGGCTGTTGTTTCAGTCTACTGtctacgccaaaaaaaaaaaaaattccgcatcTGCTAAGAATTCCACGTTGAGCCCCTTTGATCGATCTTACTGTTTCTTAAGCATTACACGGCTATTGTGAACTTGTTccctaaaaaaagaagaaaaaagttggccccgtatctgcatgttaatctgcaaatatcgtcgaaagacgatagtcttgcgtctggagagagtgattaaaacgtttatttgatgctctgcgcaagaaaatcggtgaatggtattctggaggcgctgcgttagagtgcctcgagcgtgcagcaaaggcgaacgaacgcatcaagtcacgtcacacgtgagacatgagcaccatctggcagttttcttggaaaacgaagcgcgtggctctgagacgggcgcgcgcgcccgtctcagaggtgataaggtgtagaacgcaaggtgacgggtaggtgccaccaccgtgtcgtcttgaaaaagcgttggaaacactcgctttttgtgcaagcgttgcatggtcagcgcatcttgacaaacgctacggtccttagaatcacctatgtatgccttttcaagCTAAAAACGCACATACAGactatatacgtgttgttatggtgcctgagatatgcgcaataattgctttttaattaacaatcgcacaagtatgaacgctgaaacttgagcaagattggtgggcgctgcggatggagtcggctgtttggggtatcggctggcgCCATACAGTATACCCGGTATGGTTaagcgtggacaaacagacagctgcacagacagacagacagacagacagacagacagacaggcaggcaggcaggcaggcagacagacagacagacagacagacagacagacagacagacagacagacagacagacagacagacagacagacagacagacagacagacagaccaacattcttgcgtcgaaggtcttcaaGAAATACTACCGTCTTTACAAAATGCGGTAGTTTTGTTCAAGGCGCATGAACCACCACCACTGGTCGTGGACGATGACAGCAAGCGGAAACACGCCTTCGCTAAGCAGCTAAGGGCACTGTGACATCATTTAAGCGGCGCTTGTGTCATTGCTTGAAAATGCATCTCCTACAATCTGCTTGGAATCTTTGCCTTTAAAAAGTAATGCGGATGACCAACCTGCATGGCGTGCTTGTTCTCTTTTGCCACGGCATCCTCGGGATACACAGAGTCATTCTCGTACTCTGGGGCTGGGGgaatgttgcccggctttacgGGGGCGGCGCCGACGGGAACCAGCCTGTGGGCCAATGGAAGGGGCTTCGGTGGTAGCTCTTCTTCGGCTGGCACATCTTCGTCGCTGTGGACCTCCATAGCTGAAGCCTGACCGGGGCTACTTGCTCTTCGCGCTGGGAGTTGCTATGTTTGTCGAAGAGCGGAGTAGGTACCGGAAGATCGTGCCCCATACCTCCAGTGGGGAACTAACGAAGACCCAGGTagcctggtaaaaaaaaaattatccaaACATAAGGTAATTATTCTCACTCAGAATAAATAATGTTATAAAATTTAGTAAATATAGCTGGCTTCAAGAACTGGAGCTCACGCTTACCTTGCTTGCGTGATCTTTTTaatctttctttttccctttcccttcccccagtttagagtagcaggctagagcaagctatcgctcaggccgacctctctgcctttctgtaaataaacttacctccccCCCTCTTGCGTGACCTTTTAGTTTAGAGTCATACCCACAACAAGGCATTGGGCATGAAACAGACGGTTTATATAAACAGAAAAATGTCGAAATTAgacaaataaaaagcaatcaaCTGGTCGTGGAGCGGATATGAAAATTGAAGAATAATTAACTTGTGTAACAAATtatttattcttaatttttatatTTTATATTCCTTTTTATTCTTCTAATTTCGAAGTTTTTCTCTTTATAGAAACCATCTGTTTCATGCCCAATGCCTTGTTGTGGGTATGATCCTAAACTAAAGGATCACGCAAGCAAGGTAAGTGTGAGCTCCAGTTTTTGAAGCCAGCTatatttattaatttttatttccttatttATTCTGAGTGAAAATAGTTACCTTTTGTTTAGATAATATTTTGGAGCAGCTACGTACGATTAAATCATAGGTGAGGAAAGTATGATATACCAACTTTTGATTGGGAGTAAAGCAACCAATAATTCTTGTGTCAGAAATAAATTGGCAGTTGGCTATGCAGGTGTGCCTTAAGCTGCTGCCCCCATCTTTATCTCTTCCTAACTCCAAGCTGATAGAAAGGGTATCCGGTGGCGCGAATGGCCTATAAGCCAATGGTGAGCTACATCGCAAAGCTAGCGAACAGAACAAAAGGAGAAAAACTCCAATACCAATGCCGAAAAAAATTTCAACATCCCAAACTTGTGGGTAAGAAGGGAGTTTCGGGTGACATTCATGGATTGTTGCCATTGCTTCTAGTGGTGTTAGCGGTGGTGATTAGCTTTCTCCGAAGTACCGCAGATTTTGGACACATGAATGTTGTGGACCAAAGAAAGTTTTTTCGCTCACACGCGTTAAAAACTGAATGATCGAgtgcacaaacaaacaaacaaacaaacaaacaaacaaacaaacaaacaaacaaacaaacaaacaaacaagcaaacaaacaaacaaacaaacaaacaaacaaacaatcaaacaaacaaacaaacaaacaaactgtgaagaagatgtgcctgcagcgggcagcatcgccaacgcccggctctctcggctcgtgcttcggttcgctgctgtgccgatcgctggatggttcttcacgctgtctcgtcgctatctttaacggctaataaacctcctcacatttggtggaaggtgctgttaatccccgttgctacaccctggagctgccaAGCcacacgctaccacctgtcatgactgccaacgccactacatcgacgccttcgctccagttcaactgccctggccatcctagacTACGGGAggcgaaggtcttcagcggtgcggatgggaccgacgtcgaagactggctcgagcactacgaactggtgagcgccaacaataagtgggatgaagccgacaagctgggccacgtgatattgccgcatgaattcgcgtggttttcgtgtggaagaggacgaagaggttgggattgagccgctttttaatgccgcatgaattcgcgtggttttcgtgtggaagaggacgaagaggttgggttggagcagtttttcttttttgtcctagcttgacgagcagttctgcggaaggtttccttgagtgagacaagattggtgacaatattttGTCTCACTGGCGTCACcaaattgtggtttaataaccacaaacacaacatccccacatggagcgtcttgcagacgtcatgtgctgaagtgttcggtcggccggctgtccgcaagcggagggcagaacagcgcttgcgcgtccgctctcagcagactggcaagacctttaccagctatattgaggacgtcgtcgacctttgtcgacgtgtgaatgacaccatgcccgaatctgacaagatcaaaaacatcctgaagggcgtcgacgacggcgcatttcaaaggctcttggcaaggaatccaagcacagattctgaagtcgtcagcttgtgtcagagctacgacgagttgaagaagcaacgcactctgactaggcagcctcagcctggtggagagttgctgtccagtttcgactccatgcccgacaattcaccatttcttcagcaagtccgagccttcgtccgtgaagaagtcgcccgccaactttccgtAGTGCCCTTTattcacgagaccaccacccgtttACCTGCCccacttcgcactgctatatcggaagaggtttcacaagctgttcctcttgcgcactacgagccacctatatctagccgtggtcactgcccgggtgtcgcacagccggtaggcgcttctgtcgcctatccgccagccgttcagcctgtggccgtgcccctaacctatgcaacgcagcctgtggctcctcctgtcgccttttcgcaagagatgcagcccgtagccgcgccgctcacatatgcagacgctgtacgtaggctcccgcaaccaccctacaccacgcgctcacagcccgcacacggctgcttatactgcacattgggcggcagcaccagtcgccaatccctggaggacgcccgataaccgaccgatttgctacgcttgcttaactcccggacacgttgctcgctactgccacCGTAGACCTGAGACGTTCGGCAACTACGCCCAGTCGTCGCATCCctgcagccaacccttcgtccaatacgggccagtctcgccacctcgctatgcgctatgcaccttgacttccagccgcaacgcgcaccttCTCCttgtcggcgatcgccctcccccattcttcgccggcccggaccctccgaccaggaaaactaagcaacgcagttcaagaggcaagaactgcgccgtttttgaactgtctaagccctcgctcctctcctgcaaacgtggtcgcagtaactgttgaaggttattgtactttcgcccttgtggacactggcgccgctgtttctgttattggcgctaatctctgccgtttattacccGAAGTAACGACGCCgatttcgggactgtcgcttcacaccgcaagcacacagcaagtaacgcctctcgcagcctgcactgcaagagtctccatcgaaggcattctttacatcgtggagtttattgttcttcctgtctgttcgcatgacgtcatcctcgggtgggacttcctatcccgccataatgccgtcatagactgcgcacgcgccgttgagttttcacccttgtgtgatgtcccattactggacgctcctcatcagccgccgaagtcgCTCGCTCACGAAGATACcaatattccgcctggaaattttgcccttgttcccgtttcatgcaacgcctacactgatgCTACagtttttttatgccttccgatatcttcaaatgtcgtcgagctttgccgctgcctttcgcaaccaTTGActttgccgccggaagaagcaacatgttcgtaagcaatccgctttccacacctgtcagattgcttgcgggggaatgtctcggccgcgtgcaggatctcaacccttcgtttttgtttgatgtcctggacgactactgcgaccacccaaaagcactgtcggcactcggggagtcgtccaatgatacgttttccagcgccatcgccgacactctcactcccacagaaaatgccgacctgctggattttctgcatgagttcaggagttcgttcgttgtgtcgcaacctcaactgggccgcacatcacaagtcaaacatcatgttgacaccggcctacagcagccactgcgtcaaagaccgtaccgtgtctccgctgaagagcgccgcgtcatcaacgatcaagtcgaagatatgcttcgtagagacgtcattcgaccatctcacagtccctgggcgtctcccgtcgtcctagCGCGTAAGAAAGACGAATCTATCCGATTTTGcatggactatcgtcgtttgaataagataacccgcaaggacgtctatcttttgccgcgcattgatgacgccattgacaccctccacggagcggaatttttctcgtcgctagatttgcggtctggctactggcaggtcccaatggcagaagccgatcgccaaaaaaacggcatttattacaccagacggactatacgaatttaacgtcatgccctttgggctttgtaacgcgcctgccacgtttgaacgtcttatgaataatacgctacgtggcctcaaatggaatatgtgcctctgttacctcgacgatgtcgtggttttctcccatgactttcctacgcacctgcttcgcctcaggcacgttttgagttgtctgaccaacgctggtctgcagcttaacctgaaaaaatgccgcttcgctgcacgcgagctcgtcatcctaggccacatcgtgtccaagcacggcgtattaccagacccagcaaaacttcgagcagtcgcagaatttcccatgccaacgaccatgaaagaacttcgcagttttgtaggcctatgcctctatttccggcgctttgttcgaaattttgcatctatcatgtcaccgttaacccagatTCTTcgtggtgacgtgaacctcacctcctggtcccctgcatgtgacgttgccttcactactctgcgccgtctgctcacttctccatttattcttcgccacttcgacccgacggctcctaccgaagtgcacaccgacgccagcggcgtcgggctaggcgcggtcctcgctcaacgaaagcccagctattcagaatacgttgtagcctacgctagccgcactctgacgaaagccgaaactaattactgcgtgacaaaaaaagagtgtttggctctggtgtgggtgcttggaaagttccggccgtacttatacggccgcccgttcgatctagtaactgatcaccacgcgctttgcttgCTCTCCACGTCGAAAGACcgttctggccgccttgcgcga is a genomic window containing:
- the LOC119171450 gene encoding uncharacterized protein LOC119171450; amino-acid sequence: MEVHSDEDVPAEEELPPKPLPLAHRLVPVGAAPVKPGNIPPAPEYENDSVYPEDAVAKENKHAMQPPQHKTSLTFIFGLAVVIITLTAVAALYAMDPARNVVSAATTTLDPSNITGINVTGKALVDD